From a region of the Paenibacillus sp. FSL R10-2734 genome:
- a CDS encoding extracellular solute-binding protein, protein MQMNKLRGKSMSILLTSVLSLTLLAGCGGNSNSANKENAAVKESNNGGNTAKSTNVGTEEKTGLDTSKKVELQFYMLGDAPKDLSSIEAEINKMAEEDLNATVKFNYTTWTDWDQKYKLLLSSGQSIDLIFTADWTQYQAYAKKGAFLAIDDLLPTAAPTLQQFVPQDMWEAVKINGKIYTVPATYKEYVTNGFVWREDLRKKYNLPQPTDLASYEAYMEGIKKNEPKMLPLSLNSNVRENLHDAYTSLNAMVGGPLPYGIGIKYSDPSKAYQYWGSDEHKEELLTMRRWQEKGLISKNVLNVKDTIQDPLIVGKAATIFADNPTRFNDTLMKLKAAHPDWELGYYPYGKMIGYATPVHPIHNGFSIPKNSKNPERALAFYEKMVMDKRYNQLTQYGVEGKNYKVDADGYYELIGDASKNGFTREGMNGWAWRNPEFMIFDKSYDGVKEIFAELDKIQKPDIFTGFAEDYTSYQAEKAALEQVEKQYLYPLQAGLVEDVDAGIVTFMEKAKQAGLEKIQTEYIKQWNAYVQEKGL, encoded by the coding sequence ATTCAGATGAACAAACTACGAGGCAAAAGCATGTCTATTCTGCTTACGTCAGTACTGAGCTTGACTCTGCTGGCGGGCTGTGGGGGAAATTCCAATTCTGCGAACAAGGAGAATGCAGCAGTAAAAGAGAGCAACAACGGGGGGAATACAGCCAAGAGTACCAACGTTGGGACAGAGGAGAAAACGGGCCTGGATACATCTAAGAAGGTTGAACTGCAATTCTATATGCTGGGCGATGCCCCTAAGGATCTTTCGAGCATTGAAGCGGAAATTAACAAGATGGCTGAAGAGGATCTGAATGCTACCGTTAAATTCAACTATACAACTTGGACAGATTGGGATCAGAAGTACAAATTGCTGCTGTCCTCTGGTCAATCGATTGATTTGATCTTTACTGCGGACTGGACACAGTATCAAGCTTACGCTAAAAAAGGAGCTTTTTTGGCTATCGATGATCTGCTGCCGACGGCTGCCCCAACGCTCCAGCAATTTGTACCGCAGGATATGTGGGAGGCAGTTAAGATTAATGGTAAGATTTACACCGTACCCGCGACTTATAAGGAATATGTAACGAATGGTTTTGTATGGCGTGAGGATCTGCGCAAGAAATACAATCTGCCTCAGCCGACAGATTTGGCCAGTTATGAAGCTTATATGGAAGGGATAAAGAAGAATGAACCGAAGATGTTGCCGTTATCTCTTAACAGTAATGTGAGAGAGAATCTGCATGATGCCTACACTTCACTTAACGCGATGGTCGGAGGCCCGTTGCCTTATGGTATCGGAATCAAATACAGTGATCCTTCGAAAGCTTATCAATATTGGGGCTCGGATGAACATAAAGAAGAACTGCTGACCATGAGACGCTGGCAGGAAAAAGGCTTAATCTCTAAAAATGTATTGAACGTGAAGGACACTATTCAGGATCCGCTTATTGTGGGTAAAGCGGCAACTATCTTCGCAGATAACCCGACTCGCTTTAACGATACTCTGATGAAATTGAAAGCTGCACATCCGGATTGGGAGCTGGGTTACTATCCTTATGGTAAAATGATTGGTTACGCCACTCCGGTTCATCCCATTCATAATGGGTTTTCCATTCCTAAGAACAGCAAAAACCCGGAACGTGCATTAGCATTCTATGAGAAGATGGTTATGGATAAACGTTATAATCAGTTGACGCAATACGGTGTTGAAGGAAAAAATTATAAGGTTGATGCAGACGGTTATTATGAGCTTATTGGAGACGCTTCTAAGAACGGTTTCACTCGTGAAGGGATGAATGGCTGGGCATGGCGGAACCCGGAATTTATGATATTCGACAAATCCTATGATGGCGTCAAAGAGATTTTCGCTGAGCTTGATAAGATTCAGAAGCCGGATATCTTCACAGGATTTGCAGAAGATTACACCTCTTATCAGGCTGAAAAAGCGGCGCTGGAGCAGGTAGAGAAACAATACCTGTATCCACTGCAAGCTGGATTGGTAGAGGATGTTGATGCGGGTATAGTCACCTTTATGGAGAAGGCTAAGCAGGCTGGCCTTGAGAAAATCCAAACGGAATATATCAAGCAATGGAATGCTTACGTACAGGAGAAAGGTCTGTAA
- the mnmH gene encoding tRNA 2-selenouridine(34) synthase MnmH produces MFQDITLEELRVLKNKKQITVIDVRSPSEYKDSTLPDSLNIPFFDDEERAEVGTLYKQTSVQAAKERGLEIAAAKLPSFVKEFAAIQGDKAVFCWRGGMRSRTTATVLSLMDIHAYRLIGGYKAYRKWVLDELESYEFKAKSYVIHGNTGTGKTNLLHRLKAQSYPVLDLEGMAGHRGSIFGEIGLHANNQKTFDSLLLEALIKLGDSPYVLFEAESKKIGKVVMPPFMAEQKEHGTQIWIELPLQARVQQILEDYRPEEYKEQCISAFRSIKSRIHIPIAAEIERCLQADLFGEAVALLLEYYYDPKYDYTSTQYEGIERVTFKVNNLDEAEAAVRSFLASSNTEV; encoded by the coding sequence TTGTTTCAGGATATTACACTGGAAGAACTAAGAGTGCTAAAGAATAAGAAGCAGATCACCGTTATCGACGTTCGATCTCCTTCTGAATATAAAGATTCGACATTGCCGGATAGTCTGAACATTCCTTTTTTTGATGATGAGGAACGCGCTGAAGTAGGAACTTTGTATAAACAGACTAGTGTGCAGGCTGCGAAAGAACGAGGCTTGGAAATTGCTGCGGCAAAGCTACCTTCCTTTGTCAAAGAATTCGCTGCGATTCAAGGGGACAAGGCTGTGTTCTGCTGGAGGGGTGGTATGCGGAGCCGTACAACTGCGACCGTTCTTTCTTTAATGGATATTCACGCTTATCGACTGATTGGCGGTTACAAAGCTTATCGCAAATGGGTGCTCGATGAACTGGAGTCCTATGAATTCAAGGCGAAGTCCTATGTGATTCACGGAAATACGGGTACAGGCAAAACAAACCTACTACACCGCCTGAAGGCACAAAGCTATCCAGTTCTGGATTTGGAAGGGATGGCGGGTCATCGTGGTTCTATCTTTGGTGAAATCGGACTTCATGCAAACAATCAAAAGACGTTCGATAGTCTTCTTTTAGAGGCGTTAATTAAGCTTGGGGATTCACCATATGTACTGTTTGAAGCGGAGAGCAAAAAGATTGGTAAGGTAGTGATGCCCCCATTCATGGCCGAGCAAAAAGAGCACGGAACGCAGATTTGGATTGAACTACCTTTGCAAGCTAGAGTGCAACAAATCCTTGAGGATTACCGACCAGAAGAATATAAGGAGCAGTGCATTTCAGCCTTTCGCAGTATTAAATCCCGAATTCATATTCCTATTGCGGCAGAAATCGAGCGGTGCTTACAAGCTGATTTGTTCGGGGAGGCTGTGGCGTTGCTGTTAGAATACTACTATGATCCTAAATACGATTACACGTCTACTCAGTATGAAGGCATTGAGAGAGTTACCTTTAAGGTGAATAATCTGGATGAAGCTGAGGCTGCGGTGCGCTCTTTTTTGGCCAGTAGTAATACAGAGGTTTAA
- a CDS encoding carbohydrate ABC transporter permease: protein MQIQKDKYTRMLHAIAYVVIIGLSVACLLPFLLIISASLTSNESIIRDGYHLIPKQFSLEGYKTVFIFPDEVLRAYTVTIISTVVGTTLGLFFMTMAGYVLARKDFKYRNTFSFYIYFTTLFGGGLVPWYIMITKYLGLLDSYAVLVLPGLMTPFLIILMKNFIKSAVPEELFDSGKIDGAGDFRIYWQIVLKLSMPGIATVGLFLALYYWNDWFTSSLFINDTHKYQLQFYLYNVINSAQFIAQMGAGTGVSLATEVPAESTKMAMAIVVTGPILFLYPFVQRYFVKGLTIGAVKG from the coding sequence ATGCAAATTCAAAAGGATAAATATACCCGGATGCTTCATGCAATCGCCTATGTGGTCATCATTGGACTGTCGGTTGCTTGCCTGCTACCATTTCTGCTGATTATTTCCGCATCATTAACCAGCAATGAATCCATTATCCGCGATGGCTATCATCTGATTCCGAAGCAGTTCTCTCTTGAGGGCTACAAGACGGTATTCATCTTCCCGGATGAAGTGCTGCGTGCTTACACGGTCACCATTATCTCCACAGTGGTTGGGACCACATTAGGGCTCTTCTTTATGACAATGGCCGGTTACGTTCTGGCCCGCAAGGATTTCAAATACCGTAATACCTTCTCCTTCTATATATACTTTACGACTTTGTTTGGTGGGGGACTTGTTCCGTGGTACATCATGATTACCAAGTATCTCGGCCTGCTGGATTCCTATGCTGTACTAGTGCTGCCAGGACTGATGACACCCTTCTTGATTATTCTAATGAAGAACTTCATTAAATCAGCAGTCCCCGAGGAGTTGTTCGATTCCGGAAAAATTGACGGGGCCGGTGATTTCAGAATCTACTGGCAGATTGTGCTCAAGCTCTCCATGCCGGGGATCGCTACAGTTGGATTGTTCCTTGCACTGTATTACTGGAATGACTGGTTCACATCTTCACTGTTCATCAATGATACCCATAAATATCAGCTGCAGTTCTATCTGTACAATGTTATCAATTCAGCGCAGTTCATTGCACAGATGGGTGCTGGAACTGGGGTGTCGCTGGCTACGGAGGTCCCTGCTGAGTCTACAAAAATGGCGATGGCGATTGTTGTGACTGGACCGATTCTATTTCTGTACCCGTTCGTTCAGCGTTACTTTGTCAAAGGGTTGACTATCGGAGCTGTAAAAGGTTAG
- a CDS encoding exosporium glycoprotein BclB-related protein yields MPDHNHRPFKGDIILNKQGRISSPVRKRECNALLKIVTELSTVVPPALTNPTTLHITNLQRVLRELMEFLHEAKICSPFRTELLSVVEITIVATEVSPFSVISVGTNLQQLLAELLSFILATKIEASCKDQLVVQIRHIQASISQALGLPIKGSTGPQGPQGLQGLQGLQGPQGPQGPQGPQGSTGAGLQGIVVFNPAQSPFYPAGQVVTLNGSTYIATVASPIGIPGNSPDYLLIAGGATGATGAQGPQGPQGEYGVGGTGATGATGSQGIQGPAGPGGGATGATGTAGLAGPTGATGSAGIAGATGATGTAGTAGATGATGTAGLAGATGATGTAGLAGATGATGTAGLAGATGATGTAGLAGATGATGTAGLAGATGATGTAGLAGATGATGTAGLAGATGATGTAGLAGATGATGTAGLAGATGATGTAGLAGATGATGTAGLAGATGATGTAGLAGATGATGTAGLAGATGATGTAGLAGATGATGTAGLAGATGVTGVTGVTGATGNGAIIPLASGGPIIMTTILGGLVGTTSLVGFGSSATGISLVGGNIDLTGTALGPLINFAMSVPRSGVITSISAYFSNTLALSLIGTSVIVTAQLFQSTLPNNTFTPIPGAIVPLPAIEGTINLGTFVSGATFGIDFPVTAQTRLLMVFSATASGFSLVNTIAGYASAGFTIV; encoded by the coding sequence ATGCCGGATCATAATCATAGACCATTTAAAGGTGACATTATCCTAAACAAGCAAGGGAGGATAAGCAGTCCTGTTAGAAAAAGGGAGTGTAACGCTCTATTAAAAATAGTCACTGAGCTCTCTACAGTAGTACCTCCCGCACTTACGAATCCTACAACACTTCATATTACCAATCTTCAAAGAGTGTTAAGAGAACTCATGGAATTCTTGCATGAGGCTAAGATATGCAGCCCTTTTAGAACGGAGCTTCTATCTGTAGTAGAAATAACCATTGTAGCTACTGAAGTCAGCCCCTTCTCAGTCATAAGCGTTGGCACCAATCTTCAACAACTATTGGCCGAGTTATTATCTTTTATTCTCGCCACGAAGATTGAAGCTAGTTGCAAAGATCAGTTAGTTGTTCAGATCCGGCATATTCAAGCTTCTATTTCACAAGCGCTTGGCTTACCTATTAAGGGTTCGACTGGGCCTCAGGGTCCTCAAGGGCTTCAAGGGCTTCAAGGGCTTCAGGGACCCCAAGGGCCTCAAGGACCTCAAGGACCTCAGGGATCCACAGGTGCAGGGCTGCAAGGTATTGTAGTCTTTAATCCCGCACAAAGTCCTTTTTATCCAGCGGGTCAAGTAGTAACCCTCAATGGAAGCACCTATATAGCTACGGTTGCTAGCCCCATAGGAATACCAGGCAATTCGCCAGATTACTTACTAATTGCTGGTGGAGCTACTGGCGCTACCGGAGCACAAGGACCTCAGGGACCTCAAGGGGAATATGGTGTTGGTGGGACAGGCGCGACTGGTGCGACTGGGTCACAAGGTATACAAGGACCGGCTGGCCCAGGCGGAGGTGCAACTGGTGCGACTGGCACTGCGGGGCTCGCTGGACCGACTGGCGCGACTGGCTCTGCGGGTATCGCTGGAGCGACTGGTGCGACTGGTACAGCGGGTACTGCTGGGGCGACTGGTGCAACGGGTACGGCGGGGCTCGCTGGAGCGACGGGTGCGACGGGTACAGCCGGGCTCGCTGGAGCGACAGGCGCAACTGGTACGGCCGGGCTCGCTGGAGCGACAGGCGCAACTGGTACGGCGGGGCTCGCTGGAGCGACAGGCGCGACGGGTACGGCGGGGCTCGCTGGAGCGACGGGTGCGACGGGTACAGCCGGGCTCGCTGGAGCGACAGGCGCAACGGGTACAGCCGGGCTGGCTGGAGCGACAGGCGCAACTGGTACGGCCGGGCTCGCTGGAGCGACAGGCGCGACGGGTACGGCTGGGCTGGCTGGAGCGACGGGCGCGACGGGTACGGCCGGGCTCGCTGGAGCGACAGGCGCAACGGGTACGGCGGGGCTCGCTGGAGCGACAGGCGCGACGGGTACGGCGGGGCTCGCTGGAGCGACAGGCGCAACGGGTACGGCGGGGCTCGCTGGAGCGACAGGCGCAACGGGTACGGCGGGGCTCGCTGGAGCGACAGGCGCAACTGGTACGGCGGGGCTCGCTGGAGCGACGGGTGTTACTGGTGTTACTGGCGTTACTGGGGCTACAGGTAATGGCGCAATCATTCCGCTGGCATCTGGAGGCCCTATCATTATGACCACGATTTTAGGTGGTTTGGTTGGAACAACAAGCCTTGTAGGCTTCGGAAGTTCAGCCACAGGAATTTCTCTTGTTGGCGGTAATATAGATTTGACAGGCACTGCTCTTGGACCTCTTATCAACTTTGCAATGTCAGTTCCTCGTTCGGGAGTGATTACTTCCATTTCCGCTTACTTCAGTAATACCTTAGCTTTATCACTTATTGGTACTTCGGTAATTGTGACAGCACAATTGTTCCAATCTACTCTACCCAATAACACATTCACTCCTATTCCAGGGGCCATAGTACCACTTCCAGCTATCGAAGGTACAATTAATCTAGGGACTTTTGTCAGCGGAGCTACATTCGGTATTGATTTTCCTGTAACAGCGCAGACACGTCTTCTCATGGTGTTTTCAGCCACTGCTTCAGGCTTTAGCCTTGTAAATACAATTGCTGGTTATGCAAGTGCAGGCTTTACTATTGTATAG
- a CDS encoding AraC family transcriptional regulator, translating into MNILKFTVPPMLYYIVSGLHTFSPGHYHMSRHNIRVFDLLVVKQGCLYMSEGGLSFQVRAGQALLLRPDSHHFSTDSCKELTSYYWLHFQTVGDWNISEATATSPEAENGRAEHPLHSDEFNIRTFTLQLPQYTTLLQPSKMEELLSQLNQLVPNSHLSDTPFQQQLLFQEVLQQLSASLNHARPSPSKICAEQAASYLRNHFREHITAKQLGESLNFHPVYIARCMKKEYGCAPMDYLLHYRIQQSKLLLMQTSYTIARIAEEVGFNQAPYFSSSFVRIEGTTPREFRQRFS; encoded by the coding sequence ATGAATATTTTAAAATTCACAGTCCCGCCAATGCTCTACTATATCGTTAGTGGATTGCACACCTTCTCACCAGGTCATTACCATATGAGTCGCCACAATATCAGGGTGTTCGATTTACTTGTAGTCAAGCAGGGCTGCCTATATATGAGTGAAGGAGGTCTCAGCTTTCAGGTACGGGCAGGTCAGGCACTGCTTCTTCGTCCAGATAGCCATCATTTTAGTACGGACAGCTGTAAGGAACTCACCTCTTATTATTGGCTGCATTTTCAGACCGTAGGTGATTGGAATATCTCTGAGGCTACGGCTACTTCACCAGAGGCAGAAAACGGAAGAGCAGAGCACCCTCTTCATTCTGACGAATTTAATATACGAACTTTCACCTTACAGCTGCCCCAATATACCACTCTGCTACAACCGTCCAAGATGGAAGAACTGCTCTCGCAGCTGAATCAATTAGTGCCTAATTCCCATTTGAGTGATACTCCATTTCAGCAGCAGTTGCTATTCCAAGAGGTTCTTCAGCAGCTATCCGCTTCCCTGAACCATGCACGCCCCTCTCCTTCCAAAATATGTGCAGAGCAAGCTGCATCCTATCTGCGCAATCATTTCCGTGAGCACATCACAGCAAAGCAGCTTGGGGAGAGTCTGAACTTTCACCCTGTATATATCGCTCGCTGCATGAAAAAGGAGTACGGCTGTGCACCAATGGATTACCTGCTGCACTACCGGATTCAGCAGAGTAAACTGTTGCTAATGCAGACCAGTTACACGATTGCTCGGATTGCCGAGGAGGTCGGCTTCAATCAGGCACCTTACTTCAGCTCCAGCTTCGTACGCATAGAGGGAACCACTCCGCGGGAATTCCGCCAACGCTTCTCGTAG
- a CDS encoding AraC family transcriptional regulator — protein sequence MKNNALRRKRLLYDKLLTTITLCISLTLLVSTFVYYTYYIGVEKTQTFRSDLRDLTQTGKKVVNMAEVAQTLSFQLYRTRTISHLLFYNKPSIYEVTAAMSDLHNYLNSMPYIESIYVYNPNNDTVYISAAQGQNGVYTTRELEDTEIIQVLNHYQDYKTFTPIPRTYSIGEPKSEAISVYTYLCYDAINWDRSINSAVIVNISAAWINKELANSNTTGSGSTYLLDDQGRFLSGNKLTLEKLSGDESSWIENQVKARSAGYFIAPFKGQKSLVSYTSPDSLGWQYVRITPYDVITEQTNQIRNTTLLISLIILLFGLVISRLLSKRLYLPIDSIVSRMNSLEADKRNSMFTIRQNSLRNLVLGIKSPRSSRSSDYEQLSVTFSLNEGYRLVLLRIDEYNTLRKERGSYLLPYKFAIMNIATEICGQTYQVESVDMNDDSVVMLLSSITSAEPLDTELIEVLLRQIHVACCDYLKIGLSLVYSPVSDNPELLNQIYSQAKEASKHRLFYGHGCLINAEKISELQYNLYSYPADSEKKLVDALTNARPDEARSHFFDIVRVMEQYPYHVLELTLSRVTLTIKRIVDNIEKLSNTSVEGMLKIPSLESYETMDELVEAFYQLFDDIQEFQADKRSFKQSDLIRQINHKITQSYMDPSLSLNQIADELSLTPIYVSRLYKQQTMTAIVDVIMDLRMQEVCRLLTESDLSVSDIAEITGFTSSSYLHRMFKRNFSITPIEYRRSNTLDQTEG from the coding sequence ATGAAGAATAATGCTCTACGAAGAAAAAGACTACTGTACGACAAGCTGCTCACCACCATAACCCTTTGCATATCGTTAACCCTTCTTGTCTCTACTTTTGTCTACTATACGTACTATATCGGGGTAGAGAAGACACAGACCTTCCGCTCGGATCTAAGAGATCTGACTCAGACTGGCAAGAAGGTAGTCAATATGGCCGAAGTGGCGCAAACGCTTTCATTTCAACTATATCGAACTAGAACTATTTCCCATCTGTTGTTCTATAACAAGCCCTCCATTTATGAGGTTACGGCTGCGATGTCAGATCTCCACAACTATCTGAATTCTATGCCGTACATTGAATCCATCTATGTTTATAATCCGAATAATGACACGGTATATATCTCGGCAGCGCAAGGGCAGAACGGTGTGTACACCACACGGGAATTAGAGGACACTGAAATCATACAGGTGTTGAATCATTATCAGGATTACAAAACATTTACTCCCATCCCGCGTACCTACTCCATCGGTGAACCCAAGTCAGAGGCGATCTCCGTCTATACTTATCTCTGCTATGATGCGATCAATTGGGACCGCTCCATCAATTCTGCTGTTATAGTTAATATATCGGCGGCTTGGATAAACAAGGAACTAGCTAACAGCAATACCACCGGTAGTGGTAGCACTTATCTCCTAGATGACCAAGGTCGGTTTCTATCGGGGAACAAGCTGACATTGGAAAAACTCTCAGGGGATGAAAGCAGCTGGATAGAGAATCAAGTTAAAGCCCGCTCCGCAGGTTATTTCATAGCTCCTTTTAAAGGTCAAAAATCACTAGTGTCCTATACTTCACCAGATTCGCTTGGCTGGCAGTATGTTCGAATTACACCTTATGATGTAATCACAGAACAAACCAACCAAATCCGTAATACAACGTTACTGATTTCTTTGATCATTCTATTGTTCGGACTTGTCATTTCTAGATTGCTATCCAAACGACTCTATCTTCCCATTGATTCCATCGTAAGCCGAATGAATAGCCTTGAAGCTGATAAGCGCAACAGTATGTTTACGATTAGACAGAATTCATTACGTAATCTTGTTCTCGGTATAAAATCTCCCCGCAGCAGCCGATCAAGTGATTATGAACAACTAAGTGTTACTTTCAGCTTAAACGAGGGCTATCGGCTTGTATTGCTGCGTATTGATGAATACAATACCTTGCGAAAAGAGCGAGGTTCTTATCTATTGCCATACAAGTTCGCCATCATGAATATTGCCACGGAAATATGCGGTCAGACTTACCAAGTGGAAAGCGTAGATATGAACGACGACAGTGTAGTTATGTTACTTAGCAGTATAACGTCCGCTGAACCTCTCGATACGGAATTGATCGAGGTGCTGCTGCGACAAATCCATGTGGCTTGCTGCGATTATCTAAAGATCGGACTGTCGCTCGTGTACAGTCCCGTTAGTGATAATCCGGAACTACTGAACCAAATCTACAGTCAGGCCAAAGAAGCTTCTAAACATAGACTTTTTTATGGACATGGATGCCTGATTAACGCCGAGAAGATTAGTGAATTACAGTATAACCTCTACTCTTATCCGGCTGACAGCGAGAAGAAGCTGGTCGATGCTCTTACGAATGCTAGACCAGACGAGGCCCGCAGCCATTTCTTCGATATCGTGCGCGTAATGGAGCAATATCCCTATCATGTACTGGAACTGACGCTATCCAGAGTAACCCTAACGATTAAAAGAATCGTCGACAATATCGAAAAGCTCAGCAATACATCTGTAGAAGGTATGCTCAAGATACCTTCACTTGAGAGTTACGAGACGATGGATGAGCTTGTGGAAGCTTTTTACCAACTTTTCGACGATATTCAGGAATTCCAGGCGGATAAGCGTAGCTTCAAGCAAAGCGATCTGATCCGCCAAATTAACCATAAAATCACTCAATCTTACATGGATCCTAGCCTAAGCCTAAACCAGATTGCCGATGAACTTAGCCTGACACCCATATATGTCAGCCGTCTTTATAAGCAGCAGACCATGACAGCTATTGTGGATGTCATCATGGATTTACGGATGCAGGAAGTATGTCGCCTTCTGACAGAGAGCGATCTATCCGTTTCGGACATAGCTGAAATAACCGGGTTCACCAGCAGTTCTTATCTCCATCGGATGTTCAAACGCAACTTCAGCATCACACCGATAGAATACCGGCGCTCCAATACCCTTGATCAAACAGAAGGCTGA
- a CDS encoding ABC transporter permease subunit, giving the protein MFLMLLPTLIFFLVNSYFPMVGIYYAFTQFDFNSSMFNSKFVGLQNFEFLWRSGTLVKLTMNTIGYNIAFIVLGNVLAIACAILLSELNGKWFKKISQSVMFLPYFVSFVILSVIVYNLFNYDSGFLNTMLTQFGIDPVDVYSKPWAWIFLIIIFYLWKNLGYSMVIYLAAITGISDEYYEAAKIDGANIFQRIWYITVPMLKSTFVVLLLFALGSIMKGQFDLFYQLIGNNGLLYNTTDILDTYVYRSLKVTFDVGMATAAGVYQSLFGFILIMTVNYIIRKINDDYALF; this is encoded by the coding sequence ATGTTCCTGATGCTGCTGCCCACCTTGATCTTTTTCTTGGTGAATTCCTATTTTCCAATGGTAGGTATTTATTATGCGTTCACTCAATTTGACTTCAACAGCAGTATGTTTAATTCCAAGTTCGTCGGCTTGCAGAATTTCGAGTTTCTCTGGAGATCTGGCACATTGGTGAAGCTGACGATGAACACGATAGGTTATAACATCGCTTTTATTGTCCTTGGGAATGTGCTGGCGATTGCTTGTGCGATCCTCTTAAGTGAACTGAATGGAAAATGGTTTAAAAAGATTAGCCAATCGGTGATGTTTCTGCCATACTTCGTATCCTTCGTCATTCTAAGTGTTATTGTCTACAACCTATTCAACTATGACAGCGGTTTCTTGAATACAATGCTAACGCAATTTGGAATCGATCCGGTAGATGTCTACAGCAAACCCTGGGCTTGGATCTTTCTAATTATTATCTTCTATCTCTGGAAGAATCTCGGCTACAGCATGGTCATCTATCTGGCGGCGATTACGGGCATCAGTGATGAATATTATGAAGCGGCTAAGATCGATGGTGCTAATATTTTTCAACGGATTTGGTATATTACGGTGCCGATGCTGAAGTCTACCTTTGTGGTGCTGTTGCTCTTTGCGCTCGGCAGTATTATGAAGGGTCAATTTGATCTGTTTTATCAATTAATAGGTAATAACGGGCTACTCTACAATACGACGGATATTCTCGATACGTATGTCTATCGTTCTCTTAAAGTAACGTTTGATGTGGGGATGGCTACTGCTGCCGGAGTCTATCAATCCTTGTTCGGTTTTATCCTCATCATGACGGTCAACTATATTATTCGCAAAATAAACGATGACTACGCCCTGTTCTAG
- a CDS encoding cysteine desulfurase family protein: MIYLDYNATTPVDKEVAEAMIPYLYGHYGNPSSSHSLGQEAKFGIERARTQVADFLHCAPGEVLFTSGGSESNNTVIKGVAQTYRHKGNHIILSAIEHPAVIKPCQYLEQLGYTITYVPVDSYGMVHVDDVKKQLTDQTILVSIMHSNNETGTIQPIKEIAEVCHERGVFVHTDASQSAGKVVLDVADLGVDFLTLAGHKLYAPKGIGALYIRDGIHIEPLIHGAGHEQGRRAGTENTPYIIGLGKACELAADSASMERVKQVADYFYDKLQEAFGDRIHLNGHKHKRLPNTLNISFLGAVGHEVIASLEDVAASTGSACHSGETLISPVLKAMNVSASIGQGAVRFSVGRYTTIAEIDEVIVKLKEYLL; encoded by the coding sequence ATGATCTATTTAGACTATAACGCTACAACGCCTGTAGATAAGGAAGTAGCAGAGGCGATGATTCCATATCTTTATGGTCATTACGGGAATCCCTCAAGCAGTCATTCTTTGGGGCAAGAAGCTAAATTCGGAATCGAGCGAGCAAGAACACAGGTGGCAGATTTCCTCCATTGTGCGCCGGGTGAGGTGCTTTTTACAAGCGGGGGTAGCGAATCGAATAACACTGTCATAAAGGGAGTTGCCCAAACTTATAGACATAAAGGTAATCACATTATACTGTCTGCTATAGAGCATCCGGCGGTGATTAAACCATGTCAGTATCTGGAGCAGTTGGGCTACACGATTACTTATGTTCCTGTTGACTCGTATGGAATGGTGCATGTAGACGATGTGAAAAAGCAGCTCACAGACCAAACCATTCTGGTCTCCATTATGCACTCTAATAACGAAACAGGTACGATCCAGCCGATCAAGGAAATAGCCGAGGTCTGCCACGAACGGGGTGTTTTTGTTCATACCGATGCTTCACAATCCGCTGGAAAAGTAGTGCTCGATGTGGCTGATTTAGGAGTGGATTTTCTAACGCTGGCAGGCCATAAATTATATGCGCCAAAAGGTATTGGAGCACTTTATATCCGCGATGGCATTCACATTGAACCTTTGATTCACGGAGCAGGGCATGAGCAGGGGAGAAGAGCGGGGACCGAAAATACACCCTACATAATTGGATTAGGAAAAGCTTGTGAGCTTGCTGCGGACTCCGCTTCTATGGAGCGTGTAAAGCAGGTTGCAGATTATTTCTATGATAAACTGCAGGAGGCTTTTGGCGACAGGATTCACCTGAACGGTCATAAGCACAAGCGATTACCCAATACCCTTAATATTAGTTTTCTTGGAGCAGTGGGTCACGAAGTGATTGCTTCGCTAGAAGATGTGGCTGCCTCAACAGGCTCAGCTTGTCATTCTGGAGAAACATTAATTTCGCCTGTTTTAAAGGCTATGAATGTCTCAGCAAGTATTGGGCAGGGAGCGGTTCGATTTAGTGTTGGACGGTATACGACTATAGCGGAGATCGATGAGGTAATCGTTAAGTTAAAAGAGTATTTGTTGTGA